The genomic segment ACACCTCCCCCGAGGGTGGCCAGCGTCGACGGAGCCGAGATCCAGTCCGCGATCTGCTCGAGAGCCGCCAGCACCGCGGCCTGCGCGTCGGGGGTGAGGGCTGCGAACCAGTCGGAGTCGGGGATGTCTTCCACGAGCTCGGGGATCGCCTGCACGAGCTGCACCACCTGGGCGATGACGGGGGGCAGCACGAACACGAACACCGCGATCATCACGAGCGCGAAGCCGCAGAAGACGATCGCGATGCCGAGGCTCCGCTTGACGCGGTGGCGCTCCAGCATGCGCACCAGCGGATCCAGGCCGACGGCCAGGAACATCGCCAGGATGATGTACACCAGGATCGTCGAGATCGACCCGATCGCAGACCCGAGCACCAGCGCACCCAGCACGCCGATCGTCACAAGGAACCCTGTCGCCAGCGGATGGTCCAGTGCGGCGACGATGCCCGCGAAGCGTCGCGGGCGATCCTCGACCGGCATCATGGCAGGACCCGAGTCGGCGAGGACTGGTTCATCGGTCATGGGGACATGATGCCCCCAAGCCGCCCGCAAATCGTCTATATCGCGTCATGTGATTCGTGCGGAATCGGGAGTACTGTCGGCGCGAGAGCACCCTTCCAGGGGTGCTCGATTCGACAGCGACGGGCATCGCCCGTCCCGACGATTGGTTGTCTTGCATGGGTGGCAATATCTGGGACCTGATCCTCTGGTTCTTCTGGATCTTCGTCTTCGTCGCGTATCTGATGGTCGTGTTCTCGATCATCGCCGACATCTTCCGCGACGAGTCACTGAACGGCTGGCTCAAGGCGGTCTGGATCATCTTCCTCATCTTCGTGCCCTTCCTCACCGCGCTGATCTACCTGATCGCCCGCGGGAACGGGATGCAGAAGCGGTCCATCGCCCAGGCGCAGGAGCTTCGCGCCGCTCAGGACGCCTACATCCGCCAGACCGCGGGGTCCGGCGGGAGCGCAGCCGACGACATCGCCAAGGCCAAGACACTTCTGGATTCGGGCGCGATCACTCAGGCGGAGTTCGACGCCCTCAAGGCGAAGGCGCTGGCGGCGTAGCCCGCGCGGAAACGGAGCACACCGATGACGACATTCGACTACGGGCCCATCGAGTTCTACGCGATCGCGTTCGACGGCGACCGGCCCGGTCCGGCCGTGCTGCAGGCGATCGACGACCTCGTCGCCTCGGGCACCGTCAACCTCCTCGACCTCGTCTTCGCGCGGCGGTCACCCGAGGGTGAGCTCGAAGTGTTCGAGCTCTCCGACACGGTCGACGACGGCGCGCCCGCGCTGGACCTCGCGGGACTCGCCGGACAGGACGACATCCTCTACCTCGCCGACAGCCTCGAGCCCGGCCGGTCGGCGGCGATCCTCGTCGTCGAGCTGCTGTGGGCCAAGTCGTTCGCGGCCGCACTGTACGACGCCGGCGGAGCCGTCATCGCGCGCGAGGGCATCCCCGCCCCCATCGTGAACGCGTTCCTCTCCGAGCACGCGGACTGACAAGGAGAAAACCATGCCACTGGGAAGAATGGGCCGCCCCGGCCTGATCGGAATGGCCGCCCGCACTGCGGTCGTCGCGGGCACCGCCACCGCCGTCTCCGGCCGCGTCCAGCATCGCCAGCAGGAGAAGTACTACGAGCAGTCGCAGCAGGAGGCCTATGCCGCGCAGCAGCAGCAGGCGGCGATGGATCAGGCAGCGGCTCAGGCCGTCGCCAACGCCCAGGCCGCGCAGGCCGCCCAGGCCCCGGCAGCGGCGCCCGCGGGCGACGACATGATGGCCAAGCTCGGACAGCTCGCCCAGCTCCACGCGCAGGGAATCCTGTCGGACGAGGAGTTCGCCGCCGCGAAGGCGAAGCTGCTGAGCTGACCTTTTCACGCAAGCCAGAGGGCCGCTTCCCCGGGGAGGCGGCCCTCTTGGCGTTCAGCGACCCTCGGCGCGGGCCAGGGACGACGGGGCGCGGCCACGCCCGACGGGGCGCAGCCACGCCAGACGAGGCGCAGCCACGCCAGACGGGGCGCAGCCACGCCCGACGGAGCGCGGCCACCGCGGAGGCGCGTGCTTCAGCCGCCCGGTCGGTCGTCGCCGCCGTCGCCGATCCCGTCGGGGTGGTGACGGCCGCCTCCCGCCCCGCCCGCAGGCCCCCACCCCTCGGCGGGAGCCGGGGATTCCGGATGCCTCCCACCCGCGTGGCGCGGCGGCTCGCCGGGCGCTCCCCCGGCGGTCGGGGCAGCGGACCCGCCCGACTGCGCGGCCAGCTCCTCGATCCGTGCCATGAGTGCACGCACCTGGGCGCGAGTCGCCGGTTCCTGGTCGTCGCGATCGCGTGCGGCTCGCTCGAGCACCCACGACGCCAGCGTCGCCGTGATGACGCCGGCGAGGGCCACGCCGCCCAGCATGAGACCGACGCCGACCCAGCGGCCGGCGGCGGTCACCGGCGTGTAGTCGCCGTAGCCCGTGGTCGTCACGGTGACGCAGGCCCACCACAGGGCGATGCCGAACGAGGTGATGTCGGCGTCGGGGGCATAGCGCTCGGCTTCGAGCACCGCGAGTGTGGCGATGTAGACGAGGATGACGGATGCCCCGGCCCCGTAGACGAGGATGCGCAGGCGCAGCGCGCCGCCGGCACTCGTGTGCATGCCGGGGATCCGCGTGAGCACGCGCAGCAGCAGCACCAGCCGGAGCACCGGGATGAGGGCGAATGCGAGAGCCGGCAGGTGGGTGCGGAACCACCGACGCCGATCGTCGGCGAGCGCGAGCCGCACGAGGTAGTCGAGGATGAACATCGCCCAGGTCACCAGGACGACGACGGTCGCCACGAGACGCGCCGGACCTTGCAGGTCGGCGATCACGCGCCACGAGTACGCGACGAGGTAGGCGAAGCTGGCGACCACGAGCGCCGGTTCGGTGCGCTTGTGCCAGGAGTGCTCGTCCACAGCCGAATCATGGCGCATGTGCGACGCAGCCCCGCGCCCGGCGCGCCCTCGTGCGCCGATCGGCCGCCGCGCCGGTCGCGACGCGGCGCTGTCGGCCGCTATCGTGTGGCCATGTCCGGCCCCACCGCCGCCCCGGAACCCCCCGCTTCGCCGGACCCGGCAGCCTCTCCGGAACCGGCCGCTTCGCCGGATCCGGCAGCCACCCCGAAACCCACAGCCTCTCCCGAACCGGCAGCCTCGCCCGAATCGACTGTCTCCCCTGAGCCCGCGTCGCCTCCCGGGCCGCGCCTCACCGTCCGCCGGCTCGTGCTCCTGTCGATCCCCGCGATCCTCATCGGCGTGCTCTCGGCGCTCACCCTCCGCCTCCTCGAGGCGATCGCCGACCAGCTCCAAGGCGTGCTGTGGACGAGCCTCCCGGCGTCACTGGGCATCACCCCCGATGCGCCCTGGTGGATCTTCGGCGTGCTCACCGCAACGGGGATCGCCGTCGGCGTCGTGGTGTGGCTCGCACCCGGACACGCGGGTCCGGACTCCGCCACCACGGAACTCGCCGCGACAGCGCTGCCGCTCTCGGTGCTGCCGGGCCTCGCGGTGGTCCTCATCCTCAGCCTGGCGGGAGGCGTGAGCCTCGGGCCCGAGAACCCGATCATCGCGATCAACGTCTCGCTCGCCATCGCCCTCGTCGCGCGCATCTCACGTGCCGTCCCGGCTCCGCTCATCGGGGCGCTGGCGATCTCGGCGACGATCGGCGCCCTGTTCGGGACGCCGGTGGCAGCGGCACTCGTCTTCACCGGGCTGGTCGGCGAGTTCAAGATGGGCGGATCGCTGTGGGACAAGCTGTTCCTCCCCCTCGTCGCGGCGGGAGCCGGGTCGGTGACGACCTTCCTCCTCGGCGGGGGCTTCGGCAGCGAGGAGCCGTTCGCCCCGTACGGCTCGCCGCAGGCCTTCGACCTGCTGCTGGGCTCGGTCATCGCGTGCGCGGCCGCGGCGTTCGCGCTCATCGCCGTCTTCCTCTTCCCGCTGGTGCACCGCGCCTTCCACGCGCTGCGGCATCCACTGCTCTACATCTCCGCGGGCGGGGTGGTCCTCGGGCTGCTCGGCGTCGTGGGCGGACCGATCACGCTGTTCAAGGGCCTCGACCAGAGCGCGGAGCTGCTCGCCGATCCCGGCGACTACCCGCCGGCGCAGCTCGTGATCATCCTGCTGGTGAAGCTGGCGGCGCTGGTGGTCGCGGCATCGGCCGGCTTCCGCGGCGGGCGCATCTTCCCCGCCGTCTTCCTCGGCGTAACGGCGGGCCTGCTCGGCAGCGCGCTGCTGCCGGGGCTCGCGCCCTCGCTCGCCGTGGCGTGCGGCGTGCTCGGCGTGGTGATCGCGATCGCCCGGGACGGCTGGGTGGCGCTGTTCGTGGCGGTGGCGATGGTCGGCGACGTCACCGTGCTCCCGGTGCTCTGCATCGTCGTGCTGCCGGCGTGGCTCGCCGTGACCTGGGCGCGGCCCATGCTCATCACCACGGACGACCTGGCGAAGGAGCGGCCGCCGGCGGCCCTGCCGTGGGACCGCCCGCGCTCAGCGCGCTGAAACCGCCGGCCGGGCGTCCTGCTCGAGCGCGGCCGCGTTGCGGATGAACAGCACGATCCACGTGAACACGAGGATCCCTGCGACCAGCTCGACCGCCGTGAGCGTGTAGTAGCCGGTGAAGAACAGCACCGCCAGCACGAGGGTGACCGCGAGGAAGAGCCAGCCGAGGGCCACGAAGGCGCGCGGGATGCCGGTGATCCAGGCCGGCAGGCCGATGACGAGCACGCCGTACGCGACGACCATGCCCGACGCGACCGCGGTGTGCAGCGCGAAGAACTCATCGACGGGGAACACGCCCACCAGGCCGAGGAAGACGCCCACCACGCTCAGGCACACCCGCACCCTCGACACGCCCTTCGGGTTGGCCGACGGGATGCCTCTTGTGGAGTAGCGGGCGAGCGTGGTGACCAGGAAGCCGGCGACGATGATCGTGATGTTGAAGGCGAACGCCGAGACGTTCGACGACATCCCGAGGGCGCTGAGGTTGTCCTTCCACCAGTCCGGGTCACTGGCCGTGAGCATGCTGGCCAGCACGCCGAACACGAGGAACACGGCGAGCACGGCTGCCAGCAGCTGCAGATCCATGTGGGTCGACGAGTAGAAGGCCACATAGCCGCTCGTCGCCGCCGCCGCGCCGCTCAGCAGCACGACCGCGAGGGGGAACACCTCCGCGCCGATGAACGCCTGCTCGAGGATCACGGCGAGCAGCGTCCAGCCGAGGAGCGCGATCACGCCGTGTGCGAAGGCGAGGGCGCCGACGTCCACATAATCCAGCGCGCTCATGCGGCGGCGGCTGCCCGGGTCGCGGACCGCGAAGCGCCCGGCGATGACCGCGGCGAGGGCGGTGATGCCCGAGGCGATCGCGGCGAACTGGCCCGCCGACCCGGGTCCTGCGATCGGCGCGGGCTGGAAGCCGAAGGCCA from the Microbacterium atlanticum genome contains:
- a CDS encoding SHOCT domain-containing protein, producing the protein MGGNIWDLILWFFWIFVFVAYLMVVFSIIADIFRDESLNGWLKAVWIIFLIFVPFLTALIYLIARGNGMQKRSIAQAQELRAAQDAYIRQTAGSGGSAADDIAKAKTLLDSGAITQAEFDALKAKALAA
- a CDS encoding DUF6325 family protein, translating into MTTFDYGPIEFYAIAFDGDRPGPAVLQAIDDLVASGTVNLLDLVFARRSPEGELEVFELSDTVDDGAPALDLAGLAGQDDILYLADSLEPGRSAAILVVELLWAKSFAAALYDAGGAVIAREGIPAPIVNAFLSEHAD
- a CDS encoding SHOCT domain-containing protein, with the translated sequence MGRPGLIGMAARTAVVAGTATAVSGRVQHRQQEKYYEQSQQEAYAAQQQQAAMDQAAAQAVANAQAAQAAQAPAAAPAGDDMMAKLGQLAQLHAQGILSDEEFAAAKAKLLS
- a CDS encoding potassium channel family protein; protein product: MDEHSWHKRTEPALVVASFAYLVAYSWRVIADLQGPARLVATVVVLVTWAMFILDYLVRLALADDRRRWFRTHLPALAFALIPVLRLVLLLRVLTRIPGMHTSAGGALRLRILVYGAGASVILVYIATLAVLEAERYAPDADITSFGIALWWACVTVTTTGYGDYTPVTAAGRWVGVGLMLGGVALAGVITATLASWVLERAARDRDDQEPATRAQVRALMARIEELAAQSGGSAAPTAGGAPGEPPRHAGGRHPESPAPAEGWGPAGGAGGGRHHPDGIGDGGDDRPGG
- a CDS encoding ion channel protein, with protein sequence MLLSIPAILIGVLSALTLRLLEAIADQLQGVLWTSLPASLGITPDAPWWIFGVLTATGIAVGVVVWLAPGHAGPDSATTELAATALPLSVLPGLAVVLILSLAGGVSLGPENPIIAINVSLAIALVARISRAVPAPLIGALAISATIGALFGTPVAAALVFTGLVGEFKMGGSLWDKLFLPLVAAGAGSVTTFLLGGGFGSEEPFAPYGSPQAFDLLLGSVIACAAAAFALIAVFLFPLVHRAFHALRHPLLYISAGGVVLGLLGVVGGPITLFKGLDQSAELLADPGDYPPAQLVIILLVKLAALVVAASAGFRGGRIFPAVFLGVTAGLLGSALLPGLAPSLAVACGVLGVVIAIARDGWVALFVAVAMVGDVTVLPVLCIVVLPAWLAVTWARPMLITTDDLAKERPPAALPWDRPRSAR
- a CDS encoding DUF998 domain-containing protein, with protein sequence MTRTSLDSRAPEPPATRRDRTAARLVDATSERSLESLGLGLGAVAFVVVGLAALVAFGFQPAPIAGPGSAGQFAAIASGITALAAVIAGRFAVRDPGSRRRMSALDYVDVGALAFAHGVIALLGWTLLAVILEQAFIGAEVFPLAVVLLSGAAAATSGYVAFYSSTHMDLQLLAAVLAVFLVFGVLASMLTASDPDWWKDNLSALGMSSNVSAFAFNITIIVAGFLVTTLARYSTRGIPSANPKGVSRVRVCLSVVGVFLGLVGVFPVDEFFALHTAVASGMVVAYGVLVIGLPAWITGIPRAFVALGWLFLAVTLVLAVLFFTGYYTLTAVELVAGILVFTWIVLFIRNAAALEQDARPAVSAR